The DNA sequence GTACGTGCTAACAATTTCTGCtaagaaattttttatgtttaataattTAACTGATTGTCATTGTATTTATTGTTGTGTAGTTTATATGGTGGCTATATATGGGAGTTAATGTTCCTCAGGACCTATCCTTACAACTGTGGGTGTGCTTCACAAAGTGCTCGTTGGTGTCATTTGAATGTATAGAATAGTACCCAACAGACCGAGTGAGACACCAATTTGGACTTGTATAACTTCCATTAGAGAAAGCATTCCAGATTAGGAAAGCTCAGTCCAGGCGGTTGATCGGAGCACAGTTCCATGACTGGAGGGAAAGGAACAGAATTTGGGTCGATATGTGGAACAATCAACGCTATGCTACGCTACAAATAGGAGACGAAACTGTCGACTTTCACCCTCTTTCGGTGTACTATAATTGGTACACAACAGTATGACAATCACTTAAGGTTGTCATAGAGAGTTTCGCATGCAAACCACGAGCGAATCAACCACAACTACCCCCGCCACCACCTAGACCGCACTAGTTTTCCCGTTATGAGCAACAACATCAATTTTGCCATTATGAAAAACAATATCAGTTTCTAGTTTATGAGTAGCAACATCATGATACGTGTTCAGAGTCCCCTAATTTATTATCTTATAAGTTTCTGGATTATGAGAAACAACCACAATATCTAGAGTATAAGCAACAACCATAGTTTCCAGAGCATGAGCAATAACATTAGTTTTCATCTTATGGGCAACAACATCAGTTTTTAATTTATCAACAACATCAATTTCATTTTTATCCACCACAACCACCACTTCAAcaagcagaaccagaaccagagcCGAAACCAAAACTGGAGCCACAACCACAACTGCAAGTAGAACCGTACACACCACAATAGGTAATTCCAACAAAAGAATCTTTCAGTTTGTTGAACCAATTTGGTGACATCAGCTTGTCTCAGGTACTAAGGAAGACCGAGACACTGTTTCATTTTTCTTAAGAAAGATCTGTTGCTTCTGAATCATCTGTTGGTCGTAGGTTCATCTCACCTTGTGCTAGTGACTTTAATATGGACCATCAAAACAGAGCCAACATTCACAAAGGGTTAAGCCACCATGTACTTTCAAAACACCGCATACGATATTGTCTTATTTAACCAAGTGTGCACAGGAAGAAGAGGGGTTCAGAGAAGGTGATATCCAGCACGATTATGGCCATGGTGGAGCGAGTTTTACAGATATAACTGCTTTTAGGATTCATGAGGGTAATGGAGATAGTGGTCAAGATGTGATTACTTAGGAGATTTGTGGGGATGGTGGAGCGAATGGCCAGGATGTGGGTGCTTCTAAGGGGCATTCATATTTTCTACAGACAGAGATTGTTCCACCGAAAAAATATACTCTATCTTATTTCGCCAAGAAAGGGAAGAAGTTTCTCAAGGACAAGCTCAGAAAGAAATAGATTGTTTGTattctttttagtttcttttatGTCTtgtattttttaggtttttgtacatttatttttatgtcgTATATTTTCTTCTTATATTTTGTAAGACTCATGTTTGGCTACTTTTCTGCTAAATATTTTTAGCACAAAGAAAAATGCATACATAAAAGAATTCACAttcataaatacataaaaaagttACATAAAAAGGTGAAACATACACTATTGACCTTATTGACCTGCACCAGAACTCGGACCAGCGCGCTGAGGACATCGACTACGGCTATGACCATCTCTTCCACAGAGAGTACACCGGCGAGGAAAGCGCATATCCCGcgaatccatctcattcaagtTGCAGGTTGACTTTGGTCGTCCTTTAGCCGCACACCACAATGTCCAATTGGCGATGTCCTTTGGACCATCATATCTAGGCCACGTATCTGGGTCACTCATCGATACAAACTCGCCTTTATAGATCTTCCAAATTTATGACATCTTGTACACATCATGTACATATACTTGTTAGTCAAGACGCTGGTTGGCACAACATGCAAGAACAATGTGTATCGATTAGTGTGTATCGAACAGTCAAGACGCTGGAAGTCACTCGATCTGGAAATGACCAGAATCGCAAAGTTGTTGTGCAAGATTAACAGTGTGTATCAAATTGTCACGCATTTTACAAACCTCAAACACCTCATTGCGTCTGTCAAACTGGTTGATAACTATGTTTCCTACACGTCAAAACTTTCTTCAACTCATCGAGTGGCAAACTCCGAATATGTAAATCCATTGCGAATGCACTCATGAGCCTCAGCACTCTTGCGAGTAAACAATTCGTTTAGCTAGCAGAAAGTAGATCTAACTATGACCATCAAAAGAAGGTTGCACGCACCTTTAAGGACCAAATTTATGCACTCTATCAGATTCATGATCATGTGACCCCAATGATGACCCTCATCAAATGATAATACCCATTTCTCAACACCAATCTCATCGCACTATTGAGTATATGCCTCACCTCGCTGCTTAAGCCTTTGGTAATTTCTGTTGTACTATTGCTTCGTCCTAGAATAACCTGCAAAACAAGCCATATTATCATAAGCAGGCTCCACAAATTATTAAGAATAGAACCTGAAACAATAACTTCAAATACCTATGTTCACCATGAGCTTATGCAAGTATGGAGCCTTGAATCTCCTTAAGAATTTGGAACCAATGTGCCTAATACAGAACATGTGTCATGCTCTTGGCGGTGCTCATGCACTATTTTTACGAGCTACTACTGCCTCGATGGAATTATGGCAGTAAAAAATAATACCCACGCCATCTCAAGTAACAATATATTTTCGCAAATTATTAAGAAAAGAGTCCCACGCATTTGCCATCTCACCCTCCACTATGGCAAAAGCAAACGGCACAATGCTTTAGTTCCCATCTTGTGCAACTACAACAAAAaattcacctttatattttccgTAAAGGTGTGTACTATCAACCTGCACCAATACTTGTAGTGTCTAAATATTGTAATACACAAATAGAAAGTCTAGAATACTCGTTGGAGAACTCTCACACCATTTACCTCCTCCCTCTCAGATTAACAAGCTGAGTTTTTATTTGAATGCATGACCTTGGCATCTTGGTACATATTGCTTTGCACCAAATTGGCAGAGTCTGGTAAGAAACTTTTCAATCATCGAAAATTTTTGCGACGGACTTTTGCTTTGCTAACCAAGTCTTGCGATAACTTATAATGTAGTTGAACCTTGATTGAACATCTATAATAATAGATTTTACTTTTAGTGACGGGTCTGCTTCAACCAACGACCTGATAGATTCTGCAATCATGTCTGAGTCCAATTAGCATGATCTTGTAAAATCGTCCCCATGGTACACATGTGCTTCCCTTGGTATCTTCTGAGCTCCCAATAATCTTTCTTTCAAATTAAGCTAGCTCGGATAAGTCAATCACATCCTCTGTCATACCctttgcattttgcatagaatgTATGTGGCTCTGACTCATACAAAGTGTAATCgactcctctagagatagtgtagcttttgattgTAGAGATCATTGATTCTCTAGAACCAAATTCTATTCCGATACTAAACCCTCAGTCTTCTGCCATAACATTGCCTTCACCTGTCAAATACGAACTATAATTAGTCAGTcaagattaaataaaaaaaatggtaaTAGTAACTTTAATGAATAATAAACATAACATACCCATGTTTGCATACTCAGAAAATTTCAGAGTATGCATGACTGCGAGATCTAGAATTCGCATAAAAGATGAAACAACGAAGGGATGCTGGTTGACAATTGTATCTATTTCATTTTTTACCGCCAGATTGTCTATCTCGTTCACGTCGTCATTTTTGTCATCAACTTTGTGGTTGGCTTTGAATTCCTATTTACTGTCGTGGTTATCTTCTTCCCAAGCTATGTCCTGATTTTATCCATATTCAACTCCTCGTCAACTGTGTCTAGGCTCATATGCTATTCAAATTCAACGTACAACTCTATTTTAAACACGTGAAATCAAGTTTGTTGATAAATATACAACATATGCTGCATATATGCGTCATCAATGATAGgcattatttgaaactatatTAACCCACCAAATAATTGTACAGGATTTCTGTATAAAATGTTGCTCACCCTTTTTAAAATGTGACTTTATATGTTCTCACAAAAATCATTTTGTAACTTCACAAAACTCATGGTACATAGATTAGTAAAAGAAAATGGATATTCACACACAAAAGTCACTCTCTCGTATGTGTTTGATATGATCTCACTATTATAATATACTTGTAAATTTGCAATACCTTTCATAGTCTCAATCTCTACTCACCCAATTTTTTTGACATTACTAATTATCACAAAAAAATCACAAGCAAAAAAGAGTTGAATGACAATAATATTTATAAACAAACTCTTATATTAAAATACTTTAATAATACAAAATGTAACCtactatttatattaaaaaaaaaaaaaagcaaatcgTAACTTACATTTTGcagattttaaaatagaaaaaaaatttgaaataaatcttagaattaagaaaaagaaaaaaaaaatcatatcacaACCTGCATTTTGTTCTAACGCCAGTGTAATTACTTCATACACATCTATTCCAACATGTAACTCCAAATTTCTTTCCATGTTGAAAGAAATCAACCATACTTTTCACTATCCAATATccatagtgtttttttttttatttatttaagaaattgATTGAAGAATATAAGTCATAAATTGAGCAGAGTACTTCACGTGTTGGTCGCGTTTCCCGCTGGCGCGAGAGGAAATAACCCCTCCGATTTTGAAgtttgaacaagtaaaggagctcgcagctcttttatttttcgttctaATGATCCAACATCCAAACAAAAATCCAATAAGCATAGCTATTCATTCATTCTCCTTCGCCATGAAAATTCTAACTACCGGTTAATGCGATGGATGAAACCTCTTCTATCTTGTTGCCTACTCAGAGATACGCAGCTGCTGCTCTGTTTGCTCTCGCACTTCACCACTCTCAGATCCATCAATCTCAAACTCCCGATACTCCTCACGCCGATGCCGACGGTGATGCTACTAGCCCCGCCTCCGCCAAGGCTTCTGTTTCCGACGATTCTGACCTTTGGATCCACGATAAGCGTGGTTTGCTCTTCCCAGTGTTTAGGTAATCAATTCAATTCCACTCATCTCATCAAAGTTAACGCATTAAGAATCTTTGAAATTTCAATGATAGGTTGATAAAATTAACAGGTTTCTCGGAGTGGATGACCAAGCGTGGTGTGGCCTAAAGGAAACTGCTGGTTCTTCTCCTCAAGTCAGGGATCACGTTGGAGCTGTAAGTCGCTCATTCATTCTTTTCTCTTCTACAGTTTCACTATCCGTTGTTATCTCTTTGTTTGTAGAACGAATTCGATTTGTCGCTATGTAGAAAGAAAATGCCAAAATGGATATACAGGTAAACATTCATGAAGAGAAAGAAACCACAAATCATGTTATAGTGATAGGTAGGGCGAAGGCCTGTattgattttgtttgatttttctcaATCGGCATTTTCATTCCTtgttcatataataataataataatattactgAAAATGAAATGTTAAAAAGGATAGTTATATGACTTTGTTTCAGTTCTTGAAACTACTGTCCGAGGAAGGTGATGCAGCTTCTTCAGAAAGACTGGCTAAAGAAGCTGCATTGGCCAAGGTTCTTGATATCACAGTTGAAAGCAAGGAAACTGATGCTGATTCTTCAGGCGCAGAACGTGGAAGCCATGAGTTGAAAAATGGAAACCAAGGAGATTCAAGCAATGCTCCGACAGAATCATCTGCTGTGGTTGCTCAGCCACGTCATGAAACCATCGAGAGCTCAGTTCTGGTGCCTCAGAAGAAAGAAGCTTCCCTTGCACTTGAAAATGATGTTTTTGAAGAACCTTTGGAGGAGGCAACCCTTATCAGTTACCAGAGGAAAGTGACAGTTCTTTATGCACTTCTTTCAGCTTGTGTAGCAGATATTGCTAAGGATGACAAGAACTGCTGTCGTGCAAGGCAGGGGTATGATGCTCGTCACCGTGTTGCTTTGCGGTTGCTTGCTTTATGGCTCGGTGTCAAGTGGAATGAAATGGTCTGTGTGCTTTGATACCTGTATGTCTATGGTTTGGTGGTTTTAACAAAGCGGTTGTTGGAGAGAACTCTATTGTCTAATCACAAACTTAATCATAATGTTTTGTAGGAAGCAATGGAGTCAATGGTTGTTTATTCAGTAATGAATTCAGCGATTAAAGGAGGAGATAAGGAGGAAGAAACTGTAGAAGCAGAAACCAACTGGGATAAATGGAAGCGTGGAGGTATTATTGGAGCAGCTGCTTTAACAGGAGGAACCTTAATGGCTATAACCGGTGGTATGTCTGCATCTGTATctcataagtatctttatctaaCCCAAGAATGAGATAGTATCGGCTTCTTAAGTGTTGATGTGAATAATGTGACAGGCTTGGCTGCCCCAGCAATTGCCCATGGATTAACTGCTTTGGCTCCTACACTGGGCACTATTGTTCCTGCCATTGGAACTGGTGGTTTTGCTGCAGCAGCAACTGCTACAGGATCTGCTGCTGGATCAGTAGCAGTTGCTGCATCATTTGGAGGTGAGGAAGAAATACGGTCAAAATGCTCAAGCTTATATCCAATCTTTACTTAACTTCATAAAACATCTGCCTCTTATTGTGCTGTAGAGGCTTTGGCAGGTTTTTCACTGCAAGATAAATGCTAATTGATATGCTTTTAAGATTATTTTGTATCTCAGCTGCTGGAGCTGGCCTTACTGGTAGTAAGATGGCAACAAGAATTGGAAGTCTTGAGGAATTTGAGTTGAAAGAAATTGGAGACATTCATCAGGGTGTAAGTTCCAAAAGTCTTTATAATTTACATCACTCTTAACCAAGCAGGATATTCAACTTTATATCACTACAGGACTATGAttgttaaaattttcaatttcagcGTCTAGCAGTAGGAATCTTCATTTCAGGGCTTGCGTTTCaggaaaaagattttgtagaacctTGGGAAGGCTACTGCAATAACATGGAGAGGTGAGGAAAAATTATTCCACAAGAACTAGATGTTTATAGACATGCAAAAGCATACGATGACCTTCTATATCCAATACCTTTAAtctaattaactattaattttactaAATGTTATTTCAGAGGAATTTAAAATCCCGTGTGCTTTAAGTTAATAGTTTCATTTTCAATATTTCAGTTGCTGTATTTAATATCCTGTCTGTGTAGGTATGTGCTTCAATATGAGTCGCAAATTTTGATTGCACTAAGCACTGCCATCCAGGACTGGATCAGATCAAGTAGCTCTGTTGAACCctgtcttttattttattttttacttaagaGTCAAATATATTTGATATATTCTAATTGAAAGTATTTACTGGTCAATATTGTAGAAATTATGCTTGAGTTGATGAAAGATGGTGCCATGCTGACAGTATTAAGTACCCTTGTGTCAGCATTAGCGTGGCCTGCAACTTTAGTTACTGCATTTGATTTTATAGACAGCAGATGGGCAATTGCAGTGGATAGGTTGGTTATGTTTCTTGGTTGTAACACTTCTGtcaatagataaaatatattcaTGCGTATAGAAATGCCGCGATGGCTGTTCAAAAACAGCACACACAGTTAGCCTAGAAAATTTTTACAAGGACAGAGGCTCAGTTGCTTTGAATTTTCAGTTATAGGCTTCTAGCGGTACTCATGATCTTAACGATTCAATATTATGGTTTCATCATATCTGTATCTACTGATCTATTCTGGTCCATTCATCTTCTTTGATAAATTTGTCTTCGCCTGAGGaaattgtttcttttatttaggttAAAAAAATCTCCTTAATATCTTGGTGTAATTACTTTCCGCTAGTGATCTGATCTTGTGAATTGTGAATTAACTTCTTttgattctttaaaatttttacatCATATTTAACCTGGTAATCTTCTTTGTTGGAACAGATCAGACAAGGCGGGTAAGGTGCTTGCTGATGTCTTGCTGAAAGGCTTGCAGGGAAACAGGTAACACCAGCTAATGTTACAGCAAAAAAATTGATTATGCTATTGCCTCATTGTATAATCCGATATATTTTGTAGCTTTCTATTTATGGTCCAGGCCTGTGACACTAGTAGGTTTTTCATTGGGAGCCCGCGTCAttttcaagtgtctccaatgttTGGCTGAGGCCGAAGGAGACAATGGTAGTCTGGAATATCATCATCTCTTGGTTTTCTTATGTATTGGAAAATTAGATTATTTTTTGGTTTATGAAACCTTCATACTGTGCTAACTTATACAGCCGGACTAGTGGAAAGGGTTGTTATCCTTGGAGCACCCATCTCAATTAAAGATGAAAATTGGGAGGCAGCTAGAAAGGTACCCAGCTATAACATCCCTACAACCTATTTTTAAATCTCCATCTATTAACTTTTTATTAAGTATTCAGTGATCCAACCCACATGCAGATGGTAGCTGGAAGGTTTGTGAACGCTTACTCTAAGAATGACTGGACACTAGGTGTAACTTTTCGTGCCAGGTACAGGTTCTCTACATGATTTACGCCAAGTCATGCTAATTACCATTCATTATGCTGCATACTATATATTGCAAAATGTTAGTTCCTACTTGTCCTTTTATATAGATTTGACTAGACCtatatttgaaataaattttgtgtGCATAGTTTGCTTTCTCAAGGACTAGCTGGAATCCAACCTGTTGATGTTCCAGGGATGGAGAATGTAAGATTTTTCAATCCTATTCCTATATTTGGTTGAACTGTTTTACATTGTATTGGTTAAAGTTGCCATCTTCTTTTGTTACTTTGCAGATTGATGTGACACAATTGATAGAAGGCCACGCTAGCTACCTGCAGGAGACACGGAATATACTTAAGTACCTTGAATTGGACAATTATAACTCTATTTTCAGAAATGAACCTGAAAGCCCCCAGGGGCAGAAGAGTACAGCGAGCTAGCTtgcattttctttcctttttctcttccacTCTTCTGCTGCTTTGTTAACAGACTAATATCAATATAATTTTCTCTCTTGGATACTCCCTATATACGGATAAACACTAAAGAGTGGTGTGGCTAGCAATGTTTGTTGGTGGATCGGAGCAGGTTATGTTAGTACGATTAGAAGGAATAATAATGTTGTGTCATTAAGTGTGTGGAGATAGCTGACAAGATTGGAAGCTAAAAGATCCCGAACTTCCTATTGAAAGGGGGTTAGGAGGCAATTGAAAAATGGTCATAATGTATTATTCTTTTTGAAGTTTGTCTTACCATAGTACCATCATTTCTCTGTTTTATAGCATTTGTCGTCTATTTGCCAGCCTTAATTTGATCATGATGAGATTATTACGATTTGTATTCACAAATCCCCTATGTTAATTCTGGATCGGCATATTATATCAATTAGCTATGACCTATAGGAATACAATACAACTAAAGGTGCTAATTAGAGAGATATACTTAAGatttttatttagttagtttatttGTTGTGGTTCTTTAGCTTGATACTGGGTTTCACGTGGATGATGGTGGGAGGCATGTGCGTTGCAAGTGATTCGGGTACCAATATGGTATGGATGGTATATGCAGCAACACATCTTCGATCTTCCACAACCATCCCCACTAAGCCACATTAGGAGGACTAGGTCTTGTATTATACGTTGTTCTATAGATTCGTAGGCGTAAAGGTCAAGCAATAGTAACTTACGACGCTGGGTTGGACATAAATACGAAGGAGATGCTAGTCAATTATCAAATACCAACCAGCACATTGGTGATGCATGATAGCGTTAAGTGAATTGCCTGGAGTGTTAAGtatgttatttaatttgttttaaatatgttaaatatGTAAGTACAGGTAGTTGATTCAAGAGGTTAATCATTCACTAATTTAATTTCGCCACTATCGTATATACAGTTATTGTAATCTTATTGACCAAATCAACATGGTGAAA is a window from the Arachis hypogaea cultivar Tifrunner chromosome 17, arahy.Tifrunner.gnm2.J5K5, whole genome shotgun sequence genome containing:
- the LOC112767060 gene encoding uncharacterized protein isoform X2, whose protein sequence is MDETSSILLPTQRYAAAALFALALHHSQIHQSQTPDTPHADADGDATSPASAKASVSDDSDLWIHDKRGLLFPVFRFLGVDDQAWCGLKETAGSSPQVRDHVGAFLKLLSEEGDAASSERLAKEAALAKVLDITVESKETDADSSGAERGSHELKNGNQGDSSNAPTESSAVVAQPRHETIESSVLVPQKKEASLALENDVFEEPLEEATLISYQRKVTVLYALLSACVADIAKDDKNCCRARQGYDARHRVALRLLALWLGVKWNEMEAMESMVVYSVMNSAIKGGDKEEETVEAETNWDKWKRGGIIGAAALTGGTLMAITGGLAAPAIAHGLTALAPTLGTIVPAIGTGGFAASFGAAGAGLTGSKMATRIGSLEEFELKEIGDIHQGRLAVGIFISGLAFQEKDFVEPWEGYCNNMERYVLQYESQILIALSTAIQDWIRSKIMLELMKDGAMLTVLSTLVSALAWPATLVTAFDFIDSRWAIAVDRSDKAGKVLADVLLKGLQGNRPVTLVGFSLGARVIFKCLQCLAEAEGDNAGLVERVVILGAPISIKDENWEAARKMVAGRFVNAYSKNDWTLGVTFRASLLSQGLAGIQPVDVPGMENIDVTQLIEGHASYLQETRNILKYLELDNYNSIFRNEPESPQGQKSTAS
- the LOC112767060 gene encoding uncharacterized protein isoform X3, which produces MDETSSILLPTQRYAAAALFALALHHSQIHQSQTPDTPHADADGDATSPASAKASVSDDSDLWIHDKRGLLFPVFRFLGVDDQAWCGLKETAGSSPQVRDHVGAFLKLLSEEGDAASSERLAKEAALAKVLDITVESKETDADSSGAERGSHELKNGNQGDSSNAPTESSAVVAQPRHETIESSVLVPQKKEASLALENDVFEEPLEEATLISYQRKVTVLYALLSACVADIAKDDKNCCRARQGYDARHRVALRLLALWLGVKWNEMEAMESMVVYSVMNSAIKGGDKEEETVEAETNWDKWKRGGIIGAAALTGGTLMAITGGLAAPAIAHGLTALAPTLGTIVPAIGTGGFAAAATATGSAAGSVAVAASFGAAGAGLTGSKMATRIGSLEEFELKEIGDIHQGRLAVGIFISGLAFQEKDFVEPWEGYCNNMERYVLQYESQILIALSTAIQDWIRSKIMLELMKDGAMLTVLSTLVSALAWPATLVTAFDFIDSRWAIAVDRSDKAGKVLADVLLKGLQGNSFLFMVQACDTSRFFIGSPRHFQVSPMFG
- the LOC112767060 gene encoding uncharacterized protein isoform X1, whose amino-acid sequence is MDETSSILLPTQRYAAAALFALALHHSQIHQSQTPDTPHADADGDATSPASAKASVSDDSDLWIHDKRGLLFPVFRFLGVDDQAWCGLKETAGSSPQVRDHVGAFLKLLSEEGDAASSERLAKEAALAKVLDITVESKETDADSSGAERGSHELKNGNQGDSSNAPTESSAVVAQPRHETIESSVLVPQKKEASLALENDVFEEPLEEATLISYQRKVTVLYALLSACVADIAKDDKNCCRARQGYDARHRVALRLLALWLGVKWNEMEAMESMVVYSVMNSAIKGGDKEEETVEAETNWDKWKRGGIIGAAALTGGTLMAITGGLAAPAIAHGLTALAPTLGTIVPAIGTGGFAAAATATGSAAGSVAVAASFGAAGAGLTGSKMATRIGSLEEFELKEIGDIHQGRLAVGIFISGLAFQEKDFVEPWEGYCNNMERYVLQYESQILIALSTAIQDWIRSKIMLELMKDGAMLTVLSTLVSALAWPATLVTAFDFIDSRWAIAVDRSDKAGKVLADVLLKGLQGNRPVTLVGFSLGARVIFKCLQCLAEAEGDNAGLVERVVILGAPISIKDENWEAARKMVAGRFVNAYSKNDWTLGVTFRASLLSQGLAGIQPVDVPGMENIDVTQLIEGHASYLQETRNILKYLELDNYNSIFRNEPESPQGQKSTAS